The sequence below is a genomic window from Candidatus Bipolaricaulota bacterium.
GCCGCCGGCTCCATCCGCGCCTCGGCCTTGATCGGATCGGAGAATGGCGATAGGCTTTTCGTATGACACGCTATCCCTACCTCATCCTCGCCGCACTCGTGGTCGGCGCCGACCGCCTCGTCAAATGGTGGGTGCAGGGACACGTCTTCCTGCCGCGAACCCTCATTCCGGGATTCATCCGCTTGAACCTGGTGCACAACATGGGTGGAGCGTTCGGGATCTTCCCGCGGAGCGGCCCCCTGTTCATCGTCATCTCTTCCCTCGTCTCGGTCGGGATCGCGGCGGCGCTTCTGTTCGCGCCGCTCCACGGCAGGCTCCTCAAATTCGGGCTCGGGCTCGTACTCGGCGGCGCGGTGGGGAACCTGATCGATCGGATACGGTTCGGGTATGTGCTCGACTTCTTCGAGGTGCGCTGGTTCTCGGTGTTCAACCTGGCGGACGCGTGCATCACGGTCGGGGTGGTGTTGATCATCATCCACACGCTGTTCTTCGCTGGAGGTAGGGATGGAGCTTAGGGGGAAGCTGATCGTGTTCGAGGGGCTGGATTTCACCGGCAAATCGACCCAGGTGCGCCTCCTTGCCGAGCGACTGCGGGCCCGCGGGTTGCCGGTGGTGACGACACGTGAGCCGGGAGGGACCCCGATCGGAGAGGAGGTGCGCCGGATCCTCCTCTCCCGGAAGAGCTCCGACCTCCTTCCCCTATCCGAGCTCCTTCTCCTCATCACCTGCCGCGCCCAGGTCTACTCCCAGGTGATCGCCCCTGGCCTCGCCCGGGGAGCCGTCGTCGTCTCCAGTCGTTACCGCCTCTCCAGCCTCGCCTACCAGGGCTATGGACGCGGACTCGATCTGGAGCTGATCCGGAGGTTGAACGACGCGGCGACGGCGGGGCGGCGACCGGACGTCACCTTCCTCATCGATCTTCCCGCCGAGCTCGCCCTTGCCCGCAGGAAGGGGAAGGGAGACCGGATCGAGGGGGAGGACCTCGAGTTCTATCGCCGGGTGCGGCGAGGGTACCTCGAGCTCACCCAAGACGACCCTACGGTGATCCGCATCGACGGGAAAAGATCGATTGAGGAGATTGCATCCATCGTTTTCGCTCACCTCGGGGTGTGAATTTTG
It includes:
- the lspA gene encoding signal peptidase II, with the protein product MTRYPYLILAALVVGADRLVKWWVQGHVFLPRTLIPGFIRLNLVHNMGGAFGIFPRSGPLFIVISSLVSVGIAAALLFAPLHGRLLKFGLGLVLGGAVGNLIDRIRFGYVLDFFEVRWFSVFNLADACITVGVVLIIIHTLFFAGGRDGA
- the tmk gene encoding dTMP kinase; protein product: MELRGKLIVFEGLDFTGKSTQVRLLAERLRARGLPVVTTREPGGTPIGEEVRRILLSRKSSDLLPLSELLLLITCRAQVYSQVIAPGLARGAVVVSSRYRLSSLAYQGYGRGLDLELIRRLNDAATAGRRPDVTFLIDLPAELALARRKGKGDRIEGEDLEFYRRVRRGYLELTQDDPTVIRIDGKRSIEEIASIVFAHLGV